The following proteins are encoded in a genomic region of Deltaproteobacteria bacterium:
- a CDS encoding response regulator, with the protein MEPVSPVQKNSPSPPLITLSPTRKPRVLIVDDNQANLELFRMQLKAFDYDLESAYDGIEALEKVKNWHPDLILLDLMMPRMNGYEVCKTLKGDKNTQFIPIIIVTALRELTDKLKAIEIGADDFLIKPYNKLELTTRVRSLLHMKELYDDLDSSENILFSLARALEAKDVYTRGHSERVAVYALKLARAIGLSDKDQEYIRKGALLHDIGKIGVKEEILHKPGPLTPEEWAHVQSHPQRGFEICKGLKSLQPCLCVIHNHHENFDGSGYPEKVKGEGIPLAGRIGAIVDSFDAMTTDRPYRKGMKFEEALKILENERNSGQWDPHLLDIFIKILKTERDL; encoded by the coding sequence ATGGAACCGGTGTCGCCCGTCCAGAAGAACAGCCCGTCCCCTCCCCTCATAACCCTCTCTCCGACCCGTAAACCGCGTGTCCTGATCGTGGATGACAATCAGGCGAATCTGGAACTCTTTCGGATGCAGCTCAAGGCCTTCGATTACGATCTGGAGAGCGCCTATGACGGAATCGAGGCGTTGGAAAAGGTCAAAAACTGGCACCCGGACCTGATCCTCCTCGATCTGATGATGCCCCGAATGAACGGCTACGAGGTCTGCAAAACCCTGAAGGGGGACAAGAACACACAGTTCATCCCGATCATCATCGTTACCGCCCTCCGGGAATTGACGGACAAACTCAAGGCGATTGAAATCGGCGCCGATGATTTTCTGATCAAGCCGTATAACAAGCTGGAGTTGACCACGCGCGTCCGGTCTCTCCTGCATATGAAAGAATTGTATGATGATCTGGACTCCAGCGAGAACATCCTCTTTTCACTCGCACGAGCCCTGGAGGCGAAGGACGTCTACACCCGCGGTCATTCCGAAAGGGTCGCCGTTTATGCCCTGAAACTGGCCCGGGCGATCGGGCTTTCGGATAAGGATCAGGAGTATATCCGCAAGGGGGCCCTTCTTCATGATATCGGCAAGATCGGCGTCAAAGAAGAAATACTCCACAAGCCGGGGCCGCTGACCCCCGAAGAATGGGCCCATGTGCAATCCCACCCCCAGAGGGGTTTTGAGATCTGCAAGGGGCTCAAATCGCTGCAGCCCTGCCTCTGTGTCATCCACAATCACCATGAGAATTTCGACGGAAGCGGTTACCCCGAGAAGGTCAAGGGGGAAGGAATCCCGCTTGCCGGGCGGATTGGAGCCATTGTCGACAGTTTCGACGCGATGACAACCGATCGGCCGTACCGGAAAGGGATGAAATTCGAGGAGGCGCTGAAGATTCTTGAAAATGAGAGAAACAGCGGACAGTGGGACCCCCACCTGCTGGACATTTTCATAAAAATCCTCAAGACCGAACGCGACCTCTGA
- a CDS encoding vegetative protein: protein MENNKEKKCKNEGCKRPYRAKGYCTVHYKKWRHGELAHPRYKTCVSEGCRKPRKLGSLCTEHAGIKTEEAPKKAPAPAAETPAT, encoded by the coding sequence ATGGAAAACAATAAAGAAAAGAAATGCAAGAATGAAGGGTGCAAGAGACCCTACCGAGCCAAGGGGTATTGTACAGTTCATTACAAGAAATGGCGTCATGGGGAGCTGGCCCACCCCCGTTACAAGACCTGTGTTTCGGAAGGGTGCCGCAAACCGAGAAAATTGGGGTCTCTTTGTACGGAACATGCCGGGATCAAGACGGAAGAGGCTCCCAAAAAGGCGCCGGCTCCTGCTGCTGAAACACCCGCTACCTAA
- a CDS encoding endonuclease III domain-containing protein encodes MRNPLLLYYETALKALGPQHWWPGETPFEVCVGAILTQNTNWQNVEKAIVNLKSKDLLDPHRIYALSPRQLAELIRPAGYFNIKTKRLRNFLKFLIDEYEGNLNRMFEERLETLREKLLNVSGIGKETADSILLYAGNKPVFVVDAYTKRILLRHEMIDEEADYDQVQEYLTSHLPEDRKLYNEFHALIVMIGKNFCKTKPDCERCPLKEFLPKA; translated from the coding sequence GTGAGAAATCCTCTTCTTTTATATTATGAAACCGCCCTTAAGGCCTTGGGCCCCCAGCATTGGTGGCCCGGAGAGACCCCTTTTGAGGTCTGTGTCGGGGCGATCCTGACGCAAAACACCAATTGGCAAAATGTCGAAAAGGCGATCGTTAATCTGAAATCAAAAGATCTTCTTGACCCTCACCGGATTTACGCCCTCTCGCCGCGACAGCTCGCCGAACTGATCCGCCCGGCCGGGTATTTTAATATCAAGACGAAGCGGCTCAGAAATTTTCTCAAATTCTTGATCGATGAATACGAGGGAAACCTTAACCGGATGTTTGAGGAGCGTCTGGAAACTTTGAGAGAAAAACTCCTCAATGTTTCCGGGATCGGCAAGGAGACGGCCGATTCTATCCTTCTTTATGCCGGGAATAAGCCGGTTTTTGTCGTGGACGCCTATACCAAGAGGATTCTTTTACGGCATGAGATGATTGACGAAGAAGCGGACTACGACCAGGTCCAGGAGTATTTGACCTCACACCTCCCCGAAGATCGAAAGCTCTATAACGAGTTCCATGCCTTAATCGTCATGATCGGAAAAAATTTCTGCAAGACGAAGCCGGATTGTGAGAGATGTCCCCTCAAGGAATTTTTACCTAAGGCCTGA
- a CDS encoding insulinase family protein, translating to MQKPFKTILPNGLTVLLQENHQAPVISLNLWVKVGSASETDDEAGLCHVMEHMLFKGTLKRRVGEIAREVEAAGGDINAYTSFDETVYYINMASRFYAKGLDILADAALHSQFDATELAREKEVVVEEISRSEDNPSRLVGEHLFREAFTTHTYGRPIAGSRETVRSFPREKILDFFHRWYVAPNMLLVIVGDFQRQKILGEIEKLFSPLSSQKPPVVVIPPEPEQKIFRCHLAPMKIEGNYLDIGFHIPGILHEEVPVLDTLSHILGGGESSRLEQVVKEKKQLVSSIYASAYTPKDPCLFLVGALFPNGKLYKASEAIAQEMEQIKKETVSLQELERAKANIKSSLIYERETVEGIARKIGFFEGITGDFHFEELYYQRIETVTPEAIREAARKYFRLENMTSALCFPEKQKITQNRLQSAFQDGFNKKTGLPSSKRQITLEKLKNGASLIFRENRTVPVVSLRTASLGGLRLENRTNNGINHLLSLVWSKGTATRSSQEISEQAEALSGGFSAYGSRNTLGLKATFLASHMAEGIQLFTELLLHPSFPEEEIKKEKTNVLTEIKSQEDSLPSVAFKEFLAQLYPKHPYGLPGLGTRKTVPSLSHPMLVNHYRKTLTARNLVIAVSGDFQTEELKARLAEKLESLPAGNLGFRLPLQPTPPKNLQERTSRRDKKQAHIVLGFLGTRINSPDRYSLEVLNSILAGQGGRLFLELRDKKGLAYAISSQSQEGIEPGFFSVYMGTDPKNVEVAIDGIRQELEKISTDFVSVEELGRSQNYIAGNYELDLQKNSSVAALLATDRIYGLPLEEFSEYPKKIREVTRQDVLEVARKYLKLDQAVLSIVRP from the coding sequence ATGCAAAAACCTTTTAAGACCATTTTGCCTAACGGATTGACAGTTCTTCTGCAGGAAAATCATCAGGCCCCGGTGATCTCCCTCAATCTCTGGGTGAAAGTGGGCAGTGCCAGTGAAACTGATGACGAAGCGGGTCTCTGCCACGTTATGGAGCATATGCTTTTCAAGGGGACCCTGAAACGGCGGGTTGGAGAGATTGCGAGAGAGGTCGAGGCGGCCGGCGGCGACATCAATGCCTACACCTCCTTTGATGAAACCGTCTATTACATCAACATGGCGAGCCGTTTTTATGCCAAGGGACTGGATATTTTGGCAGATGCCGCACTCCACTCCCAGTTTGATGCCACTGAGCTGGCCCGCGAAAAAGAGGTGGTCGTGGAGGAGATCTCCCGCTCGGAAGACAACCCGAGCCGCCTGGTCGGCGAACACCTCTTCCGCGAGGCGTTCACCACCCATACCTACGGCCGACCGATCGCCGGATCCCGTGAGACGGTCCGTTCCTTTCCCCGCGAAAAGATTCTGGACTTTTTTCATCGCTGGTACGTCGCCCCTAATATGTTGCTCGTCATCGTCGGCGATTTTCAAAGACAAAAAATTCTGGGAGAAATCGAAAAACTCTTTTCTCCCCTCTCTTCCCAAAAACCACCGGTTGTCGTCATCCCTCCAGAACCGGAACAGAAAATCTTCCGGTGCCATCTGGCCCCGATGAAGATTGAGGGGAATTATCTCGACATCGGCTTCCACATCCCTGGAATCCTCCATGAGGAGGTTCCTGTTCTGGATACCCTCTCCCATATTCTGGGCGGGGGGGAAAGTTCACGACTGGAACAGGTGGTCAAGGAAAAAAAGCAACTGGTCTCTTCCATCTATGCCTCTGCCTACACACCCAAAGACCCCTGTCTCTTTCTGGTCGGTGCCCTTTTCCCGAACGGAAAACTGTACAAGGCCTCGGAAGCAATCGCCCAGGAAATGGAGCAGATCAAAAAGGAGACGGTCTCCCTTCAGGAACTGGAGCGGGCCAAGGCGAATATCAAGAGCTCCCTTATTTACGAGAGAGAAACGGTGGAGGGGATCGCCCGAAAAATCGGCTTCTTCGAGGGGATTACCGGCGACTTTCACTTTGAAGAGCTCTATTATCAAAGGATTGAGACGGTCACGCCGGAGGCGATCCGGGAGGCGGCCCGGAAATACTTTCGTCTGGAGAATATGACCTCCGCCCTTTGCTTCCCTGAAAAACAGAAAATCACTCAAAACCGGTTGCAGTCAGCCTTTCAGGACGGTTTCAACAAAAAAACGGGGCTCCCCTCTTCTAAAAGACAGATCACCCTCGAAAAACTTAAAAATGGGGCCTCTCTGATCTTCCGTGAAAACAGGACCGTTCCGGTGGTCTCGCTCCGAACCGCCTCACTGGGCGGCCTTCGTTTGGAAAATAGGACGAATAACGGGATTAATCACCTCTTGTCGCTTGTCTGGAGTAAAGGGACAGCCACCCGCTCCTCGCAGGAGATCTCCGAACAGGCCGAGGCGCTTTCAGGGGGTTTTTCAGCCTATGGGAGCCGCAACACACTAGGGCTCAAGGCTACGTTTCTGGCGAGCCACATGGCGGAGGGGATTCAACTCTTTACCGAACTGCTCCTTCACCCGAGTTTTCCCGAAGAAGAAATTAAAAAAGAAAAGACCAATGTCCTTACGGAAATCAAGAGCCAGGAGGATTCTCTCCCCTCGGTTGCCTTCAAGGAGTTCCTAGCCCAACTTTATCCGAAACACCCTTACGGCCTCCCCGGTTTAGGGACACGCAAAACAGTCCCCTCACTCTCTCACCCGATGTTGGTAAACCACTACAGGAAGACGTTGACCGCCAGGAACCTGGTCATTGCCGTTTCCGGCGATTTCCAAACGGAAGAATTAAAGGCAAGACTTGCGGAAAAACTCGAATCACTCCCGGCCGGGAACCTTGGATTTCGTCTTCCCCTCCAGCCAACCCCCCCAAAAAATCTTCAGGAGAGAACCAGCCGCCGTGACAAAAAACAGGCCCACATTGTCCTTGGATTTCTGGGGACCCGGATCAATAGCCCTGACCGGTATTCCCTGGAGGTGCTGAACTCCATTCTTGCCGGCCAAGGGGGGCGCCTTTTCCTCGAGTTGCGTGACAAGAAGGGGCTGGCCTATGCCATCTCTTCGCAATCGCAGGAGGGGATTGAACCCGGCTTCTTCTCCGTTTATATGGGAACTGATCCTAAAAACGTGGAGGTGGCAATCGACGGGATTCGACAGGAATTGGAAAAGATCAGCACCGATTTCGTCTCCGTGGAAGAGCTGGGTCGGTCTCAAAATTACATTGCCGGAAACTACGAACTAGACCTCCAGAAAAACAGTTCCGTAGCGGCACTCCTCGCCACTGACAGGATCTACGGCCTTCCCCTTGAGGAGTTCAGCGAATACCCCAAAAAGATCCGCGAGGTCACCCGTCAGGATGTTTTGGAGGTCGCCAGAAAATACCTGAAATTGGATCAGGCGGTGTTGTCGATCGTCAGGCCTTAG
- a CDS encoding histidine phosphatase family protein, protein MSLQILLVRHGQTEWNKQQRIMGRLPVGLNAEGRRQARLLGTALKEVAIDRIYTSPLKRACETAAFLKNGRRIRLEKAEALKEIEYGQWVGRTFSEIRYDPAYRIYHTQPSRSRVPGGESLIAVRKRAVGFIESLRKKWSKGGMLVTVSHADVIKLILTHYLSLDIDNFQRIRIDNGSLSLLFFEESPPKGGSPKGGSSRGPKRERVITINSHPYLDKASQLWIPRRLYG, encoded by the coding sequence ATGTCGCTTCAAATCCTCCTTGTCCGCCACGGACAAACTGAATGGAATAAACAACAAAGGATCATGGGGCGTCTTCCGGTAGGATTGAATGCCGAGGGGCGTCGTCAGGCAAGGCTCCTGGGGACTGCTCTTAAGGAAGTTGCGATTGACCGGATCTATACGAGTCCGCTCAAGCGGGCTTGTGAGACAGCGGCCTTCCTCAAGAATGGAAGAAGGATCCGGTTGGAAAAGGCGGAGGCCCTCAAAGAGATTGAATATGGACAGTGGGTCGGCCGAACCTTTTCCGAAATCCGCTATGATCCGGCTTATCGGATTTACCATACGCAACCCTCCAGGAGCCGCGTTCCCGGGGGGGAGAGTCTTATCGCGGTCCGGAAAAGGGCCGTTGGTTTCATCGAAAGTTTGAGGAAAAAGTGGTCCAAAGGGGGAATGCTGGTGACTGTCTCCCATGCTGATGTCATCAAACTGATCCTGACCCATTACCTCAGTCTCGATATCGACAACTTCCAGAGGATCCGGATTGATAACGGCTCTCTTTCACTCCTTTTCTTTGAGGAGTCTCCACCCAAGGGTGGTTCACCCAAGGGCGGTTCATCCAGGGGCCCAAAAAGGGAAAGGGTCATTACCATCAATTCCCATCCTTATCTGGACAAGGCCTCCCAGCTCTGGATCCCAAGAAGATTGTATGGGTAA
- the ligA gene encoding NAD-dependent DNA ligase LigA: MGKREKSAITVAALEKAIRRHNRLYFEKQSPEISDYAFDRLVEQLRRLRPDSPLLSEIPSESAPGTSRFAEVRHTSPMLSLDKCYREEDLNDWMDKFEGEVVASPKVDGCAVELRYDREGKLILAATRGDGVAGEEITENARMIQDIPQKISPLPLAGEGLGVREIRGEIYMRLSVFKNFKDSFANPRNLAAGAIKQKDPKKTGEYQLSFFGYDLLGVPFKTEWEKMQTLRSLAVPVVEIKKVPREKRQEVYDDFLGHRGSFDFETDGVVFKADRIEEQKRLGNTAHHPRYAIAYKFQGDSGKTVLKDVEWSVARTGVITPVGIVEPVELSGATVTRVSLHNYGLMKQKGVRIGAKVLMIRRGGVIPNLESVIEAGRGSVVEAPKRCPSCGAPTEIRDDFLHCTNAKNCSQTKVGELKHFVQVTEIEGFGDKLIERLYENGFVQDPADFYLLTKEQLLEIERMGEVLATKLIGNIQAKRELPLDLFLRALGIRELAKHTSKILTKEFGGLTRLFKVTEEELSAIHTVGEVIAKEVVAGLKKKRPLIEKLLKHVRIPSPLRGEGQGEGDRGKPFHGKKFLFTGSLLSMERREAEKRVEEKGGWVASGVTQELDYLVVGDGGGAGSKLEKAKKLQAKGGKVKIISEKEWKEMVGL, encoded by the coding sequence ATGGGTAAAAGGGAAAAGAGTGCGATCACTGTGGCGGCCCTGGAAAAGGCGATCCGGCGTCACAACCGGCTCTATTTTGAAAAACAGTCCCCCGAAATTTCCGATTACGCATTTGACCGGTTGGTTGAACAATTAAGAAGGTTGAGACCGGACTCTCCCCTCCTGAGCGAAATCCCGTCTGAATCAGCCCCGGGTACCAGCCGGTTTGCCGAGGTTCGACATACCTCTCCGATGTTGTCGCTGGACAAGTGTTACCGTGAGGAGGACTTAAACGATTGGATGGATAAATTTGAGGGGGAGGTTGTTGCCTCTCCCAAAGTTGACGGTTGTGCGGTGGAACTCCGTTATGACAGGGAAGGGAAACTGATTCTTGCGGCAACGCGCGGAGATGGGGTGGCGGGGGAGGAGATTACGGAAAATGCGCGGATGATCCAGGATATCCCGCAGAAGATCTCCCCTCTCCCCCTGGCGGGAGAGGGGTTGGGGGTGAGGGAGATCCGCGGCGAAATCTACATGCGTCTTTCAGTATTCAAAAATTTTAAGGACTCGTTTGCCAATCCCAGAAATCTGGCGGCCGGGGCGATTAAACAAAAGGATCCAAAAAAAACCGGTGAGTATCAACTCTCTTTTTTTGGCTACGATCTTTTGGGTGTTCCCTTTAAAACCGAATGGGAAAAGATGCAAACCCTCCGTTCACTCGCTGTTCCGGTCGTCGAAATCAAAAAGGTTCCCAGGGAAAAGAGGCAGGAGGTCTACGACGATTTTCTGGGCCATCGGGGGAGTTTCGATTTTGAGACCGACGGCGTTGTCTTTAAGGCGGACCGGATTGAGGAACAAAAGAGGCTGGGAAATACCGCCCATCACCCCCGTTACGCGATCGCCTACAAGTTCCAGGGGGATTCCGGGAAAACCGTCCTGAAAGATGTCGAGTGGAGTGTCGCACGGACCGGTGTAATCACGCCGGTCGGGATTGTCGAGCCGGTCGAGCTTTCCGGGGCGACGGTAACCCGTGTTTCTCTCCACAACTATGGCCTCATGAAACAAAAAGGGGTCCGGATCGGGGCGAAGGTCTTGATGATCCGGCGTGGTGGTGTCATACCGAATCTGGAATCGGTCATTGAGGCTGGCCGCGGTTCTGTTGTGGAGGCCCCGAAGAGATGCCCCTCGTGCGGCGCCCCGACGGAGATCCGAGACGATTTTCTCCATTGTACCAACGCCAAAAATTGTAGTCAGACGAAGGTTGGGGAATTGAAACATTTTGTCCAGGTGACGGAGATTGAGGGGTTTGGCGACAAATTAATTGAAAGACTTTATGAAAATGGTTTTGTCCAGGACCCGGCTGATTTTTATTTGCTCACCAAAGAGCAATTATTGGAGATTGAACGGATGGGGGAGGTTTTGGCGACAAAACTGATCGGGAATATCCAAGCAAAAAGGGAACTCCCGCTCGATCTTTTTCTCCGGGCGCTCGGGATTCGGGAGCTGGCCAAGCATACCTCGAAGATTCTGACAAAAGAGTTTGGGGGCTTGACGAGACTTTTTAAGGTGACGGAAGAGGAGCTCTCCGCGATCCACACCGTTGGCGAGGTGATTGCCAAAGAGGTGGTGGCGGGGTTGAAGAAAAAAAGGCCGTTGATTGAAAAATTATTGAAACACGTTCGAATCCCCTCTCCCTTGAGGGGAGAGGGTCAGGGAGAGGGTGACCGGGGCAAACCGTTTCACGGCAAGAAATTTCTTTTTACGGGCAGTCTCCTTTCCATGGAACGACGCGAGGCCGAAAAACGGGTCGAAGAAAAAGGGGGTTGGGTCGCCTCCGGCGTGACGCAAGAGCTCGATTATCTGGTGGTCGGTGATGGAGGGGGAGCCGGTTCTAAATTAGAGAAGGCCAAAAAACTTCAGGCCAAAGGGGGAAAGGTAAAGATTATTTCTGAAAAGGAGTGGAAGGAGATGGTGGGTCTATGA
- the nadA gene encoding quinolinate synthase NadA, producing MKHNPVHTIPLNLEEEILRLKRERNAVLLAHFYQESEIQDLADFVEDSLGLARRAEKTTAEVIVFAGVHFMAETAKILNPSKKVVIPDLEAGCSLAEGCPSDQFAQFRKNHPDHLVISYINCTAAIKAQSDIICTSSNAEKIVRQIPKERPILFAPDRNLGQYLIKKLERPMLLWNGTCIVHEIFSEQKLVQLKVRHPKAKIIAHPECEERVLAHADFIGSTSKLLEFVQKDPAEEFIVVTESGILHSMEKMAPRKRLIPAPPDGHCACNECPHMKKNTLEKLYLCLRDLKPEITMPEELRKAALKPLQRMFELTDS from the coding sequence ATGAAACACAACCCTGTCCATACAATCCCATTGAACCTGGAAGAGGAGATCCTCCGTCTGAAAAGGGAGAGGAACGCCGTCCTCCTCGCCCACTTCTACCAGGAATCCGAGATCCAGGACCTGGCCGATTTTGTGGAAGACAGTCTGGGGCTCGCCCGCCGGGCCGAAAAGACAACAGCGGAGGTTATCGTCTTTGCGGGGGTCCATTTTATGGCAGAGACCGCCAAGATCCTCAACCCCTCCAAAAAGGTGGTGATCCCCGACCTCGAAGCCGGTTGTTCGCTTGCGGAGGGCTGTCCCTCCGATCAGTTCGCCCAATTTCGGAAAAATCATCCGGACCATCTTGTTATCTCCTACATCAACTGTACGGCGGCGATCAAGGCACAAAGTGACATTATCTGCACTTCCAGCAACGCGGAAAAGATTGTGCGTCAGATCCCAAAGGAAAGACCGATACTCTTTGCCCCCGACCGGAATTTGGGTCAATACCTGATCAAAAAACTGGAACGCCCGATGCTCCTCTGGAACGGGACCTGTATCGTCCATGAAATCTTTAGCGAACAAAAACTGGTCCAGCTGAAGGTCCGGCATCCCAAGGCCAAGATCATCGCCCACCCGGAGTGTGAAGAGCGGGTGCTCGCGCACGCCGATTTTATCGGGTCAACATCAAAACTCCTCGAATTTGTCCAAAAGGATCCTGCGGAGGAATTCATTGTTGTTACTGAGTCGGGGATTTTGCACTCCATGGAAAAAATGGCGCCGCGCAAGCGGCTGATCCCTGCCCCGCCGGACGGCCACTGCGCCTGCAACGAATGCCCACACATGAAGAAGAATACGCTCGAAAAACTCTACCTTTGTTTGCGTGATTTGAAACCGGAGATTACAATGCCGGAAGAACTCCGCAAGGCCGCCCTGAAACCACTCCAGCGGATGTTTGAGCTGACGGATTCATAG
- a CDS encoding TIGR02757 family protein, with protein MAKRLSNDRRTGVLHPRIGTLLEEIMLRFDRQFLKTDPVSLVHRYRSPGDQEVVSLITALLAFGNAKAIIGSVKRIIDPLGSSPKEALMGRLPATLSHQTGHRWVRTGDILLLLEIVREILVKHHSLESFFLEGFSPQDHDVGAALHQFSRRIKKMAGKRGGTLGFRYFFPSPEDGSACKRLNMWLRWIVRPHDGIDLGLWSRIPPSKLIIPLDIHLFNFARRYRLSRYKTPHWKMACEVTSFLRQLDPADPVKYDFAICHYGMEQGWK; from the coding sequence ATGGCAAAGCGACTGTCAAATGACCGAAGGACAGGGGTGCTTCACCCCCGGATTGGCACTCTCCTGGAGGAGATCATGCTCCGGTTTGATCGCCAGTTCCTCAAGACTGATCCGGTTTCTCTGGTTCATCGATACCGGTCACCGGGAGATCAGGAGGTAGTCTCTCTCATTACCGCCCTCCTCGCCTTCGGTAACGCCAAGGCGATTATCGGTTCCGTTAAGAGGATCATTGATCCGTTAGGGTCCTCTCCGAAGGAGGCCTTGATGGGGAGGCTTCCCGCCACTCTATCGCACCAAACTGGCCACCGTTGGGTCCGGACCGGGGATATCCTCCTGCTTCTGGAAATCGTGAGGGAGATCCTCGTAAAACACCATTCTTTGGAATCGTTTTTTCTGGAGGGGTTTTCGCCTCAGGATCACGACGTCGGAGCTGCCCTTCACCAGTTCTCCCGACGGATCAAGAAAATGGCTGGGAAGAGGGGAGGGACACTGGGATTCCGTTACTTCTTCCCCTCGCCGGAAGATGGGTCGGCCTGCAAGAGGCTCAATATGTGGCTCCGCTGGATAGTGAGGCCTCATGACGGAATTGACCTAGGCCTTTGGAGCCGGATTCCTCCTTCCAAACTGATTATCCCTCTGGATATTCACCTCTTTAATTTTGCCCGGCGCTACCGTTTGAGCCGTTACAAAACCCCCCACTGGAAGATGGCCTGTGAGGTCACCTCATTTTTACGACAACTGGACCCTGCCGATCCGGTCAAATACGACTTTGCGATCTGCCACTACGGGATGGAGCAGGGATGGAAATAA
- the mgtE gene encoding magnesium transporter: MKAVTLFLPAIREMLEQKSFQELRRMLAYLDPIDLADGWSSFKPEDQAILFRLLTRRHATVLFEELESEEQTALLNHLKDVDIQTLVADLDPAETSQLFRKLPEKMTKHLASLMKHDSLATAQQLMKFPPETAGGRMHTQVFLVQPDWTVKQVIDKLRTTVRLRHLDDSFFENLYVVDSQNHFLGQVPLNELVVAPAELKIAELVHHAAVTLHPQMDQEEAGKLLSHYKLANAPVVDEGGKILGVVLVGEIYEIIEQETEEDFAKMAGMAKSDYWSRKVFGAVGLRFPWLVATCLGELVVSWMIRAFEPTLQKIVALVTFMPFIAAMGGNVGSQSATIMVRGLATGEVSHKDRKRAVLKETKVGLLVGLMYGTVLGTMAYVIYGADFGHLFPVVVGIGLVISMTVAATIGSLEPFILQRFGMDPATSTGPLITTITDLFSTFCYFGLATWILLRFNI; the protein is encoded by the coding sequence ATGAAAGCGGTTACCCTTTTTCTTCCGGCAATTCGGGAGATGTTGGAACAAAAATCGTTCCAGGAACTCCGTCGGATGCTGGCCTACCTGGACCCGATTGATCTTGCCGACGGCTGGTCCTCGTTCAAGCCGGAAGATCAGGCGATCCTCTTTCGACTCCTGACACGCCGGCATGCCACTGTCCTCTTTGAGGAATTGGAGTCCGAAGAACAGACGGCCCTCTTAAATCACCTGAAAGATGTGGATATCCAGACCCTTGTTGCCGATTTGGATCCCGCCGAGACTTCCCAACTCTTCCGCAAACTGCCGGAGAAGATGACCAAACACCTGGCCTCGCTCATGAAACACGATTCTCTGGCAACCGCTCAACAGCTGATGAAATTTCCACCGGAAACGGCCGGCGGGCGGATGCATACCCAGGTCTTTCTGGTTCAACCGGACTGGACCGTCAAGCAGGTGATTGACAAACTCAGGACCACGGTTCGCCTGCGTCATCTGGACGATTCTTTTTTTGAAAATCTCTACGTTGTGGATTCCCAAAATCACTTTTTGGGACAGGTTCCGTTGAACGAACTGGTTGTGGCGCCGGCCGAGCTGAAGATTGCCGAGCTGGTCCATCATGCCGCGGTGACGCTGCATCCGCAGATGGATCAGGAAGAGGCCGGAAAACTGTTGAGTCATTACAAACTGGCCAATGCCCCGGTTGTTGATGAGGGGGGGAAAATCCTGGGGGTGGTGCTGGTGGGTGAGATCTATGAGATTATTGAACAGGAGACGGAGGAAGACTTTGCCAAAATGGCCGGTATGGCCAAGAGTGATTACTGGTCCCGGAAGGTTTTTGGGGCGGTTGGTTTGCGTTTCCCCTGGCTGGTGGCGACCTGCCTTGGGGAGCTGGTGGTCTCCTGGATGATCCGGGCCTTTGAGCCGACGCTTCAGAAAATTGTCGCCCTAGTAACCTTTATGCCCTTTATTGCCGCGATGGGGGGGAATGTCGGGTCACAGTCGGCAACGATCATGGTTCGTGGCTTGGCCACGGGAGAGGTCAGTCACAAGGACCGGAAGCGGGCGGTCTTGAAGGAGACAAAGGTGGGACTCTTGGTCGGCCTGATGTACGGGACGGTCTTGGGGACGATGGCCTATGTTATTTATGGGGCGGATTTTGGACACCTGTTCCCGGTCGTAGTGGGGATCGGTTTGGTGATTTCCATGACTGTTGCCGCGACCATCGGTTCCCTGGAGCCTTTCATTTTGCAGCGGTTTGGCATGGACCCGGCAACCTCCACCGGCCCGCTCATCACCACCATTACCGACCTGTTCAGCACCTTCTGCTACTTTGGACTGGCGACCTGGATTTTACTACGGTTCAATATCTAG